The Bdellovibrio sp. ZAP7 DNA segment CGAAGCAGAATACATTATGAAGACATCCTGTCTTCACTCGACCGTCACAAACCCCTGAAAAATCTGCCGCGCGATGCACGCGTGACAGCAAATAGATGCTTGGCTCCCTTTTGTGTGTTAAATCCCTGCGCATGGAAAAGACCAAAGTTAAATTCACAGTCTCTTACGACGGCACAGGTTACTGTGGCTGGCAGAAACAGAAGCCCGAAGATCAGGTTTCTGTGGCACAGGTGATTGAGAAAGCTTTGTCGCGTATCTTTAACGAACCGATTCATCTGTTCGCTTCGGGGCGCACAGATGCCGGGGTTCATGCCCTGAATCAGGTCTGCCACTTCACGACGTCCCGTAAATTGGATCCCGCTAAGAAATGGGATCTTTGCTGGGCCCTTAATTCTCAGCTACCTCCAGGAATCGTAGTAAAAAAGGCATGGATTGCGCCCGATGATTTCCACGCGACTCTTTCCGCAACTCATAAGACATATAGATATCTGATGCTGAATACTCCTCGCCCGAGCGCCCATATGAATCGCCATGCCGGGTGGGAGCGTCTGCCTATCGATATCGAGCATTTGCAAGCCAGTTCTAAGTTTCTCTTGGGAAATCAGGACTTTAAGAGCTTTCAATCGGTCGGAACCCCGGTCAAAGACACCATCCGCGAGATCTATCAGGCGGACTGGGAGTGGCGTAAACCGGGGCTTTTGCAGTTCACGGTGACCGGTAGTGGTTTCCTGAAACAGATGGTTCGCAATATCGTAGGCACCTCTTTGCTTTTAGAAAAGCAGGGGCTAAGTACTGAGAATATGAAGGGAATTATCGAGGCTAAGGATCGCGCTAAGGCCGGTCCCCCAGCTCCCGCTCAGGGCCTGTACCTCATGCGAGTTTATTATCCTAAGGACCTTGACAATAGGTGCCTAGAACTTTAAAACATCCCTTCCCGCAAACATAGTGTAAGAGCCCGTTGTTAAACTCAAACATCATATTTGCCGAATGCCTGGACGGTAAACCCAAGTATTCAAAAAGAAAACTGGAGACTCTCAAATGAAAACTTTCAATGCAAAAGCAGAAGAAGTTGAAAGAAAATGGTGGATCGTTGATGCCGCTGACCAAAAAGTTGGTCGTGTTGCAACTCGTATCGCTACTATTCTTCGTGGTAAAAACAAAGCTATCTACACTCCGAACGTAGACACTGGTGACTTCGTTATCGTGATCAATACGGACAAGATGGAACTTTCTGGAACTAAATGGGATGACAAAACGTACTACCGTCACAGCCGTTTCTTTGGTTCAATGAAAGAAATGACAGCAGCTCAAGCGAAAGTGAAAGATTCAACTTTCATCATTCACGAAGCTGTTCGCGGTATGCTTCCAACAAACAAGCTATCTCGTCATGTCATCATGAAAATGAAAACTTACACTGGCGCAGAGCACCCTCATGCAGCTCAAAAACCAGAACTTCTAACACTTCCAACTAAGAAGTAATTGGAGAGGATAGAATATGGCAGCAGCAGAAAAATTCTTTTATGCAACTGGAAGAAGAAAAACGTCATCAGCACGTGTTTTCTTGAAGCCTGGTAAAGGCACTATCACTATCAACGGTAAAAAATCTGAAGACTACCTTAGCCGTATGCAATCTCGCATGGTTATCGTACAGCCTTTGGATCTTTTGAACCAAATCGGTAAGTTCGACGCAAACATCACTGTAGCAGGTGGTGGTGAGTCTGGACAAGCTGGTGCGATCCGTTTGGGTATCACTCGTGCATTGATCGCTTTCAACCCAGAGTTCAAAGGAACTCTTAAGAAAGCTGGATTCATCACTCGTGACCCTCGTATGGTTGAGCGTAAAAAATACGGTAAAGCCGGCGCTCGTCGTAGATTCCAATACTCTAAACGTTAAAATTTGGAGTGTCCGAATCTGGACCAGAATCAAAAAGGGAGCCTTTGGCTCCCTTTTTTTATTTGTTTAATGACGACCCTGTAATTGGGGTGCTCTTTAAATTGATGGTAATTTCATTCTCGCAGCTGAGGATCTATGAAGTTATCAAAATATCTTTTCTCTCTCATCTCTCTATTGTTTTTCCACTCCATCGCTCAAGCCTCTCCGGTGAATGACACGGGAACGGGTATTGTTGCGCGAGCAGGAGACTGTGGGGCATTGAATGTTCAAGAAGCTTACTTCACCTGGTTCGGGTTTCATGGGTCTTTAGGGAAGGCCTTGATTATTAAGGCGCAAATTCGCAATGATGCTTTTGAAAAGATCGTGCGGATCACTCACGGTCGCGGCTCGGTTGAGGTTGCTGAAAATTCGCCGTCAGCACGCCGTCTGCGTATCGAGTATCAAGGGCAAATAGGGAATATGGATCAAGTTGAGTTGACGGATCGAACAATCGGCATGGAGCTGTCAGGACTTTATATAATGTCTGTGACGATGGCTGGAGTGACTTCGGAATGTGTCTTTCAAGTGGATCGGAAGATAGCAGAGGTTAGATAAAAAAAGGCGGGAAGAACCCGCCTTTTTTGTTTTCTATTTTAGTTTTTCCCATAAGTAAGTGGTTTTCAAGGACTCCCACAAAATGCTTTGCTCGATGTTCGCATTTCCTGCGTGACCGCCTTCGGTGTTTTCATAGTAATAAACCGGATGCTTTTGTTCTTTCATGCGGGCCACGAATTTACGTGCGTGCCCTGGGTGAACACGATCGTCTTTCGTGCTCGTCATCACAAAGACTTCTGGGTACTTCGCTGTCGGACTTAATTTCTGATACGGGGAGTATTTCAAAATCGCTTTGCGCATTTCCGGATCGTCGGGGTTTCCGTACTCATCCATCCAGCTCGCTCCGGCTAGCAACTTGTGATAGCGAAGCATATCCAACAATGGAACTCCAATGACGGCTGCTTTGTAGAGGTCAGGACGAAGAGTCACTGTTGCACCCACTAACAAGCCACCGTTAGATCCACCGGAAATTGCTAGGTGTTCTGCTGAAGTAAATCCGCGCGCAATCAAATCTTCAGAAATCGCGATATTGTCTTCGTAAACTTTATAGCGGTTTTCCTTAAGGACAGCTTGATGCCATTTTGGACCAAACTCTCCGCCACCACGTAGATTTGTCAGAACGTAGACCCCACCTTTTTCAGCCCACACTTTTCCGAAAGCACCAAGATAAGAAGGAGTCATCGATTGTTGAAACCCTCCGTATCCGTATTGCAAAGTAGGATGGCTGCCATCCAACTTGATATCTTTTTTGTGAACCACAAAGTAAGGTATTTTAGTTCCGTCTTTGCTGGTGGCTTCAAAACGAGATGTCGTCAGTGAAGAGGAATCAAAACGCTTCGCTGCTTGTTTTAGCAAAGTGAACTTATTCTTCGGATCAGAGGCATTTGCCATGTAATACGAAGTTGGTGTTAAGAAATCCGTGTAGGTTGCAAGATAGGTGTCAGAGTCGTCGTCACCGTCATAGCAAGATGCCATACCATTGCTGCCCAGAGCGATGGGTTCTGATTTCCAAATATTCGGAGGAGTGAATGTGACTTTCTCCATCTGAGTCAGAACGTTATTGGATACAACCATAATCATATGGTTTTTGGTATTGCATCCTCCCTCGATGAATCGCTTGTCCGTTGGTGCAAAGACTACTTGCGCCTGGCTCATCGCTTTTTCGCCCAACTCCAGATTATCCAGAGGAACTGCAAGTAATGTCCCTGCTTTCATACCATTATAATCAGAGCGAAGTTCGATCAAAAGATTGCCTTTAAACAGGCTCCAGCTTTCAGCATCATCTGGTTTTGGAACCAGCACGGCTTTTCCAGATTTATCGTGATACCACAATTTAGTGGAGTAAAAGCCTTTGCGAA contains these protein-coding regions:
- the rpsI gene encoding 30S ribosomal protein S9 translates to MAAAEKFFYATGRRKTSSARVFLKPGKGTITINGKKSEDYLSRMQSRMVIVQPLDLLNQIGKFDANITVAGGGESGQAGAIRLGITRALIAFNPEFKGTLKKAGFITRDPRMVERKKYGKAGARRRFQYSKR
- the truA gene encoding tRNA pseudouridine(38-40) synthase TruA — protein: MLGSLLCVKSLRMEKTKVKFTVSYDGTGYCGWQKQKPEDQVSVAQVIEKALSRIFNEPIHLFASGRTDAGVHALNQVCHFTTSRKLDPAKKWDLCWALNSQLPPGIVVKKAWIAPDDFHATLSATHKTYRYLMLNTPRPSAHMNRHAGWERLPIDIEHLQASSKFLLGNQDFKSFQSVGTPVKDTIREIYQADWEWRKPGLLQFTVTGSGFLKQMVRNIVGTSLLLEKQGLSTENMKGIIEAKDRAKAGPPAPAQGLYLMRVYYPKDLDNRCLEL
- the rplM gene encoding 50S ribosomal protein L13, which gives rise to MKTFNAKAEEVERKWWIVDAADQKVGRVATRIATILRGKNKAIYTPNVDTGDFVIVINTDKMELSGTKWDDKTYYRHSRFFGSMKEMTAAQAKVKDSTFIIHEAVRGMLPTNKLSRHVIMKMKTYTGAEHPHAAQKPELLTLPTKK
- a CDS encoding prolyl oligopeptidase family protein, whose product is MSQSEQDPYLWLEEVEGAKALDFAKAENDVTIKHFKSNPDFKNIEADYRKIFFAKDRVPAVTLTNGELYNFWQDEKNLRGVWRKTSIASYQTANPKWDVILDLDAVSKTENENWVWKGASFRRPGYDRVLLHLSRGGKDAVVVREFDLKTKSFVKDGFFIPESKTNASWKDQDTLFVGTDWGAGSMTTSGYPRIVKTWKRGTPLTSAETLAEANTTDMSAYAYTLYDEGKPFYFHQIRKGFYSTKLWYHDKSGKAVLVPKPDDAESWSLFKGNLLIELRSDYNGMKAGTLLAVPLDNLELGEKAMSQAQVVFAPTDKRFIEGGCNTKNHMIMVVSNNVLTQMEKVTFTPPNIWKSEPIALGSNGMASCYDGDDDSDTYLATYTDFLTPTSYYMANASDPKNKFTLLKQAAKRFDSSSLTTSRFEATSKDGTKIPYFVVHKKDIKLDGSHPTLQYGYGGFQQSMTPSYLGAFGKVWAEKGGVYVLTNLRGGGEFGPKWHQAVLKENRYKVYEDNIAISEDLIARGFTSAEHLAISGGSNGGLLVGATVTLRPDLYKAAVIGVPLLDMLRYHKLLAGASWMDEYGNPDDPEMRKAILKYSPYQKLSPTAKYPEVFVMTSTKDDRVHPGHARKFVARMKEQKHPVYYYENTEGGHAGNANIEQSILWESLKTTYLWEKLK